A genomic segment from Streptosporangium roseum DSM 43021 encodes:
- a CDS encoding P-II family nitrogen regulator: protein MRLITAVIKPFKLDDVKAALEQFGVKGMTVSEASGYGRQRGHTEVYRGAEYQVDLVPKVRLEVLAEEDDAEDVIDVIVKAAQTGKIGDGKVWSVPVDTVVRVRTGERGPEAL, encoded by the coding sequence ATGAGACTCATCACCGCGGTCATCAAGCCCTTCAAGCTCGATGACGTGAAGGCAGCCCTGGAGCAGTTCGGCGTCAAGGGCATGACGGTCAGCGAGGCCAGCGGGTACGGCCGCCAGCGCGGTCACACCGAGGTCTACCGGGGCGCCGAGTACCAGGTGGACCTGGTGCCCAAGGTCCGGCTGGAGGTGCTCGCCGAGGAGGACGACGCCGAGGACGTCATCGACGTCATCGTCAAGGCCGCGCAGACCGGCAAGATCGGCGACGGCAAGGTCTGGTCCGTTCCGGTGGACACGGTCGTCCGGGTCCGCACCGGAGAGCGCGGACCCGAGGCGCTCTGA
- a CDS encoding sigma-70 family RNA polymerase sigma factor → MARPTGNRTQDQHVSDRDLLGTYLAEIGRVPLLTAEEEVELAKRIEAGLFAEQLLDGGLAEPRIADAADEELERLAVSGQRAKDEFIQANLRLVVAVARKYSGRGMPLIDLVQEGNLGLVRAVEKFDYRRGYKFSTYATWWIRQSVGRAIHEQARPVRLPTHAGEQMTRLMRVRRDMLAEFDQEPTDADLAAVLELPIERVRELRRWASDPVSLQLGVGDEDETELGDMIADETWADPEQQAMDILERERLEQWLTGLEGQTREMLRWRYGLMDGREHTLTEVGERYGIGRDRARRIERDALARLRKMATAA, encoded by the coding sequence ATGGCAAGGCCGACGGGGAATCGGACGCAGGATCAGCACGTCTCGGATCGAGACCTGCTCGGGACCTACCTGGCTGAGATCGGGCGGGTCCCCCTGCTCACCGCGGAGGAGGAGGTCGAGCTCGCCAAGCGGATCGAGGCGGGTCTCTTCGCGGAGCAGTTGCTGGACGGTGGGCTGGCGGAGCCGCGGATCGCGGACGCCGCCGACGAGGAGCTCGAACGGCTTGCTGTTTCGGGGCAGCGGGCCAAGGATGAATTCATCCAGGCCAATCTACGTCTTGTGGTGGCGGTCGCGCGCAAATACTCCGGCAGGGGAATGCCGTTGATCGATCTGGTCCAGGAGGGAAACCTGGGCCTGGTGCGGGCGGTCGAGAAATTCGATTACCGGCGCGGCTACAAGTTCTCCACATATGCCACCTGGTGGATCCGCCAGTCCGTGGGGCGGGCGATCCACGAGCAGGCCCGGCCGGTCCGGCTGCCCACCCACGCCGGTGAGCAGATGACCCGGCTGATGCGGGTCCGGCGCGACATGCTGGCCGAGTTCGACCAGGAGCCGACGGACGCGGATCTGGCCGCGGTGCTGGAGCTGCCGATCGAGCGGGTCCGCGAGCTCCGCCGCTGGGCCTCCGACCCCGTCTCCCTCCAGCTCGGCGTGGGCGACGAGGACGAGACCGAGCTCGGCGACATGATCGCCGACGAGACGTGGGCCGATCCCGAGCAGCAGGCCATGGACATCCTGGAGCGCGAGCGCCTGGAGCAGTGGCTGACCGGGCTGGAGGGCCAGACCCGGGAGATGCTCCGCTGGCGCTACGGCCTGATGGACGGCCGCGAGCACACGCTGACCGAGGTCGGCGAGCGCTACGGCATCGGCCGTGACCGCGCCCGCCGCATCGAGCGGGACGCGCTGGCCCGGCTGCGGAAGATGGCCACGGCGGCCTGA
- a CDS encoding ammonium transporter, translating to MKIDGGTTAWMLTATALVLLMTPGLAFFYGGMTRAKSVLNMMMMSWVSIIVVTITWVLYGHSLAFDAVGDGTGIVNKFIGGLDNLGLAGMVETATKDDGTGMPSLVFSMFQMTFAIITVALISGALADRVKFGAWVVFGIVWVSLVYFPVAHWVWGGGWLSSLGIEDFAGGTVVHINAGAAALAVALVIGKRVGWGKDPMRPHNLTLVLLGAGLLWFGWFGFNAGSELAVDGTTGLAFINTQIATAVAAGAWLLVEKLRDGHSTSLGVASGAVAGLVAITPACGFVDPWAAFVIGAIAGVVCAYAVGLKYKLGYDDSLDVVGVHLVGGVVGAVALGFVAAYPFADGQEKGILLGGPLSQLGVQVLGPVAVGLYSFVVSWIIAKVIDKTMGFRIGAEEEITGIDITSHAETGYDLGTIHSSGVAAVNGTAAVPASKKVGA from the coding sequence ATGAAGATCGATGGCGGCACCACTGCTTGGATGCTCACAGCCACCGCGCTGGTGTTGCTGATGACTCCTGGGCTCGCGTTCTTCTACGGGGGCATGACCAGGGCCAAGAGCGTTCTCAACATGATGATGATGTCGTGGGTCAGCATCATCGTCGTGACGATCACCTGGGTTCTCTACGGCCACTCACTGGCCTTCGACGCCGTCGGCGACGGCACGGGCATCGTCAACAAGTTCATCGGCGGTCTCGACAACCTCGGCCTGGCCGGGATGGTGGAGACCGCGACGAAGGATGACGGCACGGGCATGCCGAGCCTGGTCTTCTCCATGTTCCAGATGACCTTCGCGATCATCACAGTGGCCCTGATCAGTGGCGCGCTCGCCGACCGCGTCAAGTTCGGCGCCTGGGTGGTCTTCGGGATCGTCTGGGTGAGCCTCGTCTACTTCCCCGTGGCCCACTGGGTGTGGGGCGGTGGCTGGCTGAGCAGCCTCGGCATCGAGGACTTCGCCGGAGGCACGGTCGTCCACATCAACGCCGGCGCCGCCGCCCTGGCGGTCGCGCTCGTGATCGGCAAGCGTGTCGGCTGGGGCAAGGACCCGATGCGCCCCCACAACCTCACGCTCGTTCTGCTGGGTGCCGGCCTGCTGTGGTTCGGCTGGTTCGGTTTCAACGCCGGCTCCGAGCTCGCCGTGGACGGGACGACCGGCCTGGCGTTCATCAACACCCAGATCGCCACCGCGGTCGCCGCCGGTGCCTGGCTCCTGGTGGAGAAGCTCCGTGACGGCCACTCCACCAGCCTCGGCGTGGCCTCGGGCGCCGTCGCCGGTCTGGTCGCCATCACCCCGGCCTGCGGCTTCGTCGACCCCTGGGCGGCGTTCGTCATCGGCGCGATCGCCGGTGTCGTCTGCGCCTACGCGGTCGGCCTGAAGTACAAGCTCGGTTACGACGACTCCCTCGACGTTGTCGGCGTCCACCTGGTCGGCGGTGTCGTCGGCGCCGTGGCGCTCGGTTTCGTCGCGGCCTACCCGTTCGCCGACGGCCAGGAGAAGGGGATCCTCCTCGGGGGGCCGCTCTCCCAGCTCGGCGTGCAGGTGCTGGGGCCGGTCGCGGTCGGCCTCTACTCCTTCGTCGTGTCGTGGATCATCGCCAAGGTCATCGACAAGACAATGGGCTTCAGGATCGGAGCCGAGGAAGAGATCACCGGCATCGACATCACCTCCCACGCCGAGACCGGTTACGACCTCGGCACCATCCACTCCTCGGGCGTGGCCGCCGTCAACGGTACGGCCGCCGTCCCGGCGTCCAAGAAGGTCGGCGCATGA
- a CDS encoding ABC transporter substrate-binding protein: protein MTIRLAKAAAAVLLSTVALAACGSSGGDQAGAGPTRTIKHAMGETKVPEAPKRVIVLDTDKLDTMASLGLTPVGAAQAAENQAWPKYLGSALDATKPVGTLQAPNLEAITALKPDLILGTKFRQEQFYDKLSRIAPTVFTEKVGITWKENLLLDADALGKKAQAEKLLADYRTRAGSLGGSDAVEVSIVRFMPTQIRMYGPESFSGIVVGDAGFGRPEPQRLADAQDRRFDELSQENLSQADGDVLFYSAYGDQAAQSQATVTGGPLWKNLPVVKDGKAHGVDDETWMLGIGVTAAGKILDDLEKFATP, encoded by the coding sequence ATGACCATCCGCCTGGCCAAGGCCGCGGCTGCCGTACTGCTGTCCACCGTCGCCCTCGCGGCCTGCGGCTCCTCCGGCGGTGACCAGGCCGGCGCAGGTCCAACCCGCACGATCAAGCACGCGATGGGCGAGACGAAGGTGCCCGAAGCTCCCAAGCGGGTCATCGTTCTCGACACCGACAAGCTCGACACCATGGCCTCGCTGGGCCTCACGCCGGTCGGCGCGGCACAGGCAGCCGAAAACCAGGCCTGGCCGAAATACCTGGGCTCCGCACTGGACGCCACCAAGCCGGTCGGCACCCTCCAGGCACCCAACCTTGAGGCCATCACCGCGCTCAAGCCGGATCTGATCCTCGGCACGAAGTTCCGGCAGGAGCAGTTCTACGACAAGCTCAGCCGGATCGCGCCCACCGTGTTCACCGAGAAGGTCGGGATCACCTGGAAGGAGAACCTCCTGCTCGACGCCGACGCGCTGGGGAAGAAGGCGCAGGCGGAGAAGCTGCTCGCCGACTACCGGACCCGGGCGGGGTCACTGGGCGGCTCCGACGCGGTCGAGGTCAGCATCGTGCGCTTCATGCCCACCCAGATCCGGATGTACGGCCCCGAGTCGTTCAGCGGCATCGTCGTCGGCGACGCCGGTTTCGGCCGCCCCGAACCCCAGCGGCTGGCGGACGCCCAGGACAGGCGCTTCGACGAGCTGAGCCAGGAGAACCTCTCCCAGGCGGACGGCGACGTGCTCTTCTACAGCGCCTACGGCGACCAGGCGGCGCAGAGCCAGGCCACGGTCACCGGGGGCCCGCTCTGGAAGAACCTGCCGGTGGTCAAGGACGGCAAGGCCCACGGCGTGGACGACGAGACCTGGATGCTCGGCATCGGCGTCACCGCCGCCGGGAAGATCCTCGACGACCTGGAGAAGTTCGCCACGCCGTGA